Below is a window of uncultured Cohaesibacter sp. DNA.
CTTCAGGTTTCCATGGGCTCTGATGAGTCCAACAAGCTGGGCGCCGAGATCGTCAAGATCCATGTCGACAATCTGCTCAAGATCGGCACCGTCGGCGATATCGTGGCTCCGTTCATGTATCGCAACGACCTGAAAAACGTCAAACCGATCAAGGCCAAGTCCTACGACTTCTACTGGACCTACCCATACCGCCCGCAACAGTGGTTCATGTCCAAATAACGCTTTGGACCATTGGCTGAAAGGCCGGTGCGGGGAGTGCCCCCGCACCGGTGGCAGGCCTCTAGGGCCGATGGGTTTTGTTTCAGGGATCTTGAAAATGCTTCGATTTACGCTTGAGCGACTGGTGGGCATGATCGTTACGATGGTGCTTGTCTCCATGATGGTTTTCCTGATCATGGAAATTCCGCCCGGAGACTATGCCGATCGCTATGCCTTCCGGAAATATTCCGGCACCGGCATTGCCATATCCGAAGCGGATATCGAAGCCATACGTCATGATTTCGGTCTCGATAAGCCCATGGCGCTGCGCTATGCCGACTGGATCGGCAACATCGTGCTGCATGGAGATTTCGGTCAGGCCTTCGCCTTCGAGACCGACGTGACCAAGGTCATCGGCAACAAGATCTGGCTGACCATGGCCATCCTGTTCGGCACCCTGCTGCTGACCTATCTGGTCTCCATTCCCATAGGCATCTATGCCGCCGTCAGGCGCGCGTCGGCCGCCGATTACGGATTGACGGTCTTTTCCTATCTCGGGTTAGCCTTACCCAATTTTCTGCTGGCGCTGATCATGCTCTATTTTGCCAATCTGTGGTTTGGCGCCGATATTGGCGGTCTCTTCTCGACCCATATGGAAGATGCGCCATGGTCCTTTGCCAAGGGCTGGGACTTAATGAAGCATCTCTGGCTGCCAGCCTTCGTTCTGGCCTGGTCGGCGGTGGCCTATCAGATCCAGACCATCAGGGCCACCATGTCCGATGAGTTGAACAAGCTGTCGGTGACCGCGGCCCGCGCCCGCGGTGTACCCGAAACCAAACTGCTGATCAAATATCCTGCTCGTCTTGCCATCAATCCGGTGGTCTCCACCATCGGCTTTGACGTCAACCGCATCTTTTCCGAACTGCCGATCGTGGCTGTCGTGCTCGGACTGACCGAATTGGGCGAATTGCTGCTCAACGCCTATCTCGATCTCGACATGTATGTCGCCGGAGCCATCCTGCTGATGCTCACTTTCATGATCGTGATCATGAATTTCATTTCGGACATTCTGCTGGCTTGGCTCGATCCGCGCATCAAACTGGGGGCGAACTGACCATGACCGATATCATGCAAAAGGCAATCCCTGTCGCGGCCTCGGCCCGTCAACGCAAAGAGAGCGAAAGGGATGAGAAGAAGCGGCTCAAATATTATTCCGCCAGCCAGTGGACACTGATCTGGTGGCGCTTTCGCCGCCATCGCGCGGCGATGATTGCCGCAACCGTCCTCATATTCATGGCACTGCTCGGCGCCTTCGCCGAACTGGTCGCCCCTTACGGCCCGACCAGTCGCGACACCAAATATCTCGACGGTGCGCCCCAATTGCCGCTCTTCTGCGACCTCAATGGCTGCTCTTTGCAGCCCTTCATCCATGGCGTTTCCACCAAACGCGATCCGGTCACCCTGCGGGCCATTTCCGTGCCAGATCCTGACAAGCGCGTCTATCTCACCTTCTTTGCTCCGGGCGAGAAGACCGAGCTGCTGGGCTTCATTCCGACCGAAATCCATCTCTTTCAGCTCGATGACAAGCGCGCCAGACTCCATATCTGGGGGACGGATGATCTGGGGCGGGATGTCTTCTCGCGCACCATCTATGCAACCCGAACCTCGCTGTCCATCGGCGTCATCGGTGTGCTGATTTCCTTCGTGCTGGCCCTGATCATCGGTGGCGTGGCCGGATATGCCGGGGGCTGGGTGGACAATATCATCCAGCGCGTGACCGAGGTCATTCGCGTGGTGCCGATCATTCCGCTCTATATGGGCCTTGCCGCAGCCATGCCCAAGGAATGGTCCACCACCGAGGTCTATTTCGCCATGACCCTCATTCTGGGGCTGTTCGGCTGGCCGACACTGGCCCGCCGCATCCGCTCGCAGTTGCTTTCTATCCGCTCGGAGGATTATGTCGTCGCCGCACGACTGGCTGGGGCGCGCCCGTTGCGCATCATTTCCCAGCATATGCTGCCAAGCTTCACCAGCTTCATCATCGTCGATCTGGTGATTTCCTTTCCCTACATGATCCTCTCGGAAACGGCGCTCTCCTTCGTCGGGCTCGGCCTGCGACCGCCGACGGTCTCGTGGGGAGTTTTGCTGCAACAGGCCCAGTCTGTGCGGGTCATCGAGCAGACGCCATGGCTGTTCATTCCGGCCATCTTTGTCGTGCTTGCCGTTCTGGCCTTCACGGTGGTGGGGGACGGCCTGCGCGATGCTGCCGATCCCTATTCCGATGTCCGTTAGCGAAGGGAAAGACCAACCATGCTGAAAGTTGAAAATCTCACCATTTCCTTCCGCACGGACGAAGGCCTGATCACGCCGGTGCAGAATATTTCCTTTGAAGTCCGGCCCGGTCATACGCTGGGCATCGTCGGGGAATCCGGTTCGGGCAAATCCATCTCGACCAAGGCATTGATGCAACTGCTGCCGGGCAATGGCATCATTTCCCCTGAAACGAAGATCATCTATTCCGACAAGACCGGCAGGATGGTCGACATTAACAAGCTGGGCAAGAAGGGGCGGGCCATTCGCCATATCCGTGGCGGTGAGATCGGCATGATCTTTCAGGAGCCGATGGCTTCCTTCTCGCCCGTCTACACCATTGGCAACCAGATGGTTGAAACCATCCGCTTGCATCGCAATGTCGGCCGCAAGGAAGCCCGCCTGATTGCGGTGCAAATGCTGGAGCGTGTTGGCATCTCGAACCCGCAAGCCCGTATCGATCAATATCCGCATGAAATGTCCGGCGGCATGCGCCAGCGGGCAATGATCGCACTGGCGCTTTCCGCAGGCCCTGCCTTGCTGATCGCCGATGAACCGACAACCGCGCTGGACGTGACCATTCAGGCGCAGGTGCTCGAATTGATGAAGCAATTGCAGCGTGAACTGGCGATGGGCATGATCTTCATCACCCATGATCTGGGCGTCATTTCCCACGTCGCCGACGATGTCGCGGTGATGTATCTGGGCACGATTGTCGAGCGGGGGCCGACACAAAAGGTCATCCATGAACCGGCCCATCCCTATACGCAAGGCCTGATCAAGGCGCTCCCGAGCGTTGATCGGCTGCATGACCGCCTGACCCCGATACCCGGCGATATTCCCAGCCCCACGGATCGGCCAGCGGGCTGCCCCTTCCATACCCGCTGCGCCAGGGTCATTTCCGGTCTGTGTGATCGCCATCAACCCGAAATCCTGCAGGTGGGGGAGGATCATACGGTCCGCTGCTTCCTGCATGAAAAACAGATGAGGGCCTCGGCATGATGCTGGACAGGGCGAAGAGAGAGAATGACCGCGAGAGCAGCAATGCGCTGCTCATCGAGGTCAAGAATCTCGAGGTACAGTTTCCGATCCGCAAGAAGAAACTCTTCTCTTCCGAAATCTCCTATTTGCGCGCCGTTGATGACGTCAGCTTCGACATCCGTCGCGGCGAGACCGTCGGGCTTGTGGGCGAATCCGGATCGGGCAAGACTACTGTCGGACGGGCCATCCTGCGCGCCATCGATCCAACGGCGGGCGATGTGATCTTCCATACCCGCGAGCATGATGTCTATCTCGATGAGCTGGAAGGGGAGGAGCTGCGCCGCTTTCGCAAGAAAATGGGCATGGTTTTCTCCGAAGGTCCGCACTCCATCGCCAATATGGCCAGTGACATTCTCAGAGCCTTCCGGCCGCGCATGAGCCTTGTCTTTCAGGATCCCTATTCCTCGCTCAATCCGCGCATGACCGTGCGCGACATCATTGCCGAACCGCTGGTTGCCTCGGGCATGATGAAGGATCGCGACAAGATCGACGAGCGAGTGCGCGACATAGCCAGCCGTTGCAAGCTTGATCTGGAGCATCTGCGCCGTTTTCCCCATGCCTTCTCGGGCGGTCAGCGCCAGCGCATCTGCATCGCCCGCGCGCTGGTGACGAGACCCGATTTCGTGGTCTGCGACGAGAGCGTGTCTGCGCTGGATGTTTCCATTCAGGCCGAGATTGTCAATCTGCTCAAGGATCTGCAGCAGGAAATGGGCGTGGCTTTCCTGTTCATTGCCCATGATCTGTCCGTGGTGGCCCAGATGTCCCACAGGGTGGCGGTGATGTATGTCGGCAAATTTGTGGAATATGCACCCACCGAAAGCCTCTTTTATCATCCGCGCCACCCCTATACCCACGCCCTGATGTCGGCCATCCCGACCATCGATCCTGACGAGGATTTCGACCCGATCAGGCTGGAAGGGGAGATCCCGAACCCGCTGGCCGCCCCTTCCGGCTGCCGCTTTCACACCCGCTGCCCCTATGCCGCAGAGCAATGCGCAAGCGAGCCGCCGCAATGGCAACAGGTGGCACCCGAGCATTTCGTCTCCTGCCACAGGGTCGCCGAGTTTGATTTCTCTCGCGGCAGAAAATGAAACGCGAAAGCCAATCGAAAAGCAAAAGAAACGCGGCAGACAAGCCCCCGCAAGCTTGCTGTCCTAATCAAACCAGAAGAGACATGAAGAAAAGGAAGCTCAGATGTCAGTATTGCATAAAGAACGCACCGGCAGTCTGAACAGCAATTTGCTGCCTGATCCGGAAATGGGCGAGCCCTTCCTGCTCACGCCCGGGCCGCTCACCACATCATTTGCCGTCAAGCAGGCGATGCTTAAGGACTGGGGCAGCTGGGATGGTGACTTCAGGGCGATGACCGCAGACATGCGATCCCGTTTGCTGGACCTGCTTGGGCCGCAGAAGGATCAGTTCGAGTGCGTTCCCATGCAGGGGTCGGGTTCCTATCTGGTTGAAGCCATGCTTGGAACACTGGTTCCAAGAGATGGCAAATTGCTGGTTCTGGTCAACGGTGCCTATGGTCTGAGAGCGGCCAGAACGATGGAAGTGATCGGCAGGGCCTGTCATCTGCTCGACAAGGGCGATTATCTGCCGCCGCGTGGGGCAGAAGTCGCCGCGATCCTTGCCGATGATCCCGCCATCACCCATGTGCTTGCCATTCATTGCGAAACCAGCTCGGGCATTCTCAATCCGGTCGCCGAAATTTCCGAGGCCACCTATGGAGCTGGTCGCAAGCTGCTGGTGGATTCCATGTCTGCCTTTGGCGCCGTGCCGATGGAGCCGCATCAGATCCGCTATGAGGCGCTGGTCTCTTCGGCCAACAAATGCATTGAAGGGGTGCCCGGTTTCGGCTTTGCCATGGTCCGGCGCAGCGCGCTTGTTGCCGCCAAGGGCAATTGCCATTCCCTCAGCCTTGATCTGAACGCCCAGTGGGAGACAATGGAGAAAAGCGGCCAATGGCGCTTCACGCCGCCAACCCATGTGGTCGCGGCCTTTCTGGAAGCCCTCAAGGCCCATGAAGCCGAGGGCGGTGTTGCTGCGCGCGGTGCCCGCTATGCCAACAATCGCGATGTCATGGTCAAGGGCATGCGCGAGCTGGGCTTTGAAACCCTGCTCGATGAGCGCTGGCTCTCTCCCATTATCGTCACCTTTTTCTGCCCGGCTGACGAGCGTTTCGACTTCGGCCATTTCTATGAGCATATGAAAGCCAAAGGCTTCATCATCTATCCGGGCAAGCTGACCGTGGTGGACAGTTTCCGCATCGGCTGCATTGGTCAGATGGATGAAGCCATCATGCGGCGCGTGGTTGGCGCGGCAAGGGAGAGCCTTGAAGAGATGGGCGTGACATCGGCCGCCCCGCCCGCAGCTGCGCTTGAAGAGCGCAAGAAACTGAATGCCTGAGACGCAAAGCAAAGAGAGATGTCCATGACCATGACCAAGATTAAAGCCGTTATATTCGACTGGGCCGGAACGCTGGTTGATTTCGGCAGCTTTGCGCCGATGGGCGTGTTTGTGAAATGTTTCGAACAGTTTGGCATCACGGCGACCATCGAGCAGGCGCGCGCCCCGATGGGACTGCCAAAATGGCACCATATCCGCGCCATGATGGATGACGAGGACATCGCCGCCCAGTGGCAGGCAAAATATGGCCATACACCAACCGATGCCGACGTCGACGAAATCTACAAGATCTTCGTGCCGATGAATGAAAAGGTCGCCGCCGACCATGCCGATCTGGTGCCCGGCGCACTGGAGACCATCGCATGGCTGCGCGCTCGCGGCATAAAGATCGGTTCAACCACCGGCTATACTCGCTCGATCATGGAGCATGTCTTGCCGGTGGTGAAAGCACAGGGCTTCGTGCCTGACAATCTCGTCTGCGCTGATGATCTGGCCGAAGGTCGCCCCGGTCCCCTCGGCATGTATCAGAGCTTCGTCGATCTGGCGGTCTATCCGCCTTCTGCCGTCATCAAGGTGGACGACACGGTGCCCGGCTTGCAGGAAGGGGTGGCCGCCGGTTGTATCTCCGTCGGGCTGGCGCTATCTGGCAATTTCGTCGGCAAGACACCAGAGGAACTCGCTGCCATGCCCGCGCACGAGGTTGTCAAACTGAGAGACGCTGCCAGCAAATTGCTCAAACAGGGAGGGGCTGATCATGTGATTGACACGGTGGCCGATCTTCCCGCCTTGATCGAAACACTGTAACCTGAGGTATCAAGGCCGTTTGATTGCCATTCGCAAAGAGGCTTGTCATGTCCAGACCGAATATCCTTCTTATCACCGCAGACCAGTGGCGCGGCGATTGTCTCGGGGCTGCCGGGCATCCGACGCTCCGGACGCCCAATCTGGATGCTCTTGCCAATGACGCGGTGCTGTTCCGCAATCATTATTGCGCCACAGCGCCCTGTTCTCCGGCTCGGGCCAGCCTCTATACCGGCCTTTACCAGATGAACCACCGGGTGGTGCGCAATGGCGCTCCGCTGGCCGATGGCTTCGATACCATCGCCAAGGCGGCACGGCGGGCAGGCTACAGGCCGACTCTTTTCGGCTATACCGATACCTGCCTTGATCCGCGCCTGCTTGCGCCGGAAGATCCCGCGCTGACCAGCTATGAAGGGGTTCTGCCGGGCATGGAAGTGGGGCAACTGCTGCTGGAGGATTACAAG
It encodes the following:
- a CDS encoding ABC transporter permease, with protein sequence MTDIMQKAIPVAASARQRKESERDEKKRLKYYSASQWTLIWWRFRRHRAAMIAATVLIFMALLGAFAELVAPYGPTSRDTKYLDGAPQLPLFCDLNGCSLQPFIHGVSTKRDPVTLRAISVPDPDKRVYLTFFAPGEKTELLGFIPTEIHLFQLDDKRARLHIWGTDDLGRDVFSRTIYATRTSLSIGVIGVLISFVLALIIGGVAGYAGGWVDNIIQRVTEVIRVVPIIPLYMGLAAAMPKEWSTTEVYFAMTLILGLFGWPTLARRIRSQLLSIRSEDYVVAARLAGARPLRIISQHMLPSFTSFIIVDLVISFPYMILSETALSFVGLGLRPPTVSWGVLLQQAQSVRVIEQTPWLFIPAIFVVLAVLAFTVVGDGLRDAADPYSDVR
- a CDS encoding ABC transporter permease, which produces MLRFTLERLVGMIVTMVLVSMMVFLIMEIPPGDYADRYAFRKYSGTGIAISEADIEAIRHDFGLDKPMALRYADWIGNIVLHGDFGQAFAFETDVTKVIGNKIWLTMAILFGTLLLTYLVSIPIGIYAAVRRASAADYGLTVFSYLGLALPNFLLALIMLYFANLWFGADIGGLFSTHMEDAPWSFAKGWDLMKHLWLPAFVLAWSAVAYQIQTIRATMSDELNKLSVTAARARGVPETKLLIKYPARLAINPVVSTIGFDVNRIFSELPIVAVVLGLTELGELLLNAYLDLDMYVAGAILLMLTFMIVIMNFISDILLAWLDPRIKLGAN
- the phnX gene encoding phosphonoacetaldehyde hydrolase — encoded protein: MTKIKAVIFDWAGTLVDFGSFAPMGVFVKCFEQFGITATIEQARAPMGLPKWHHIRAMMDDEDIAAQWQAKYGHTPTDADVDEIYKIFVPMNEKVAADHADLVPGALETIAWLRARGIKIGSTTGYTRSIMEHVLPVVKAQGFVPDNLVCADDLAEGRPGPLGMYQSFVDLAVYPPSAVIKVDDTVPGLQEGVAAGCISVGLALSGNFVGKTPEELAAMPAHEVVKLRDAASKLLKQGGADHVIDTVADLPALIETL
- a CDS encoding ABC transporter ATP-binding protein; translation: MLKVENLTISFRTDEGLITPVQNISFEVRPGHTLGIVGESGSGKSISTKALMQLLPGNGIISPETKIIYSDKTGRMVDINKLGKKGRAIRHIRGGEIGMIFQEPMASFSPVYTIGNQMVETIRLHRNVGRKEARLIAVQMLERVGISNPQARIDQYPHEMSGGMRQRAMIALALSAGPALLIADEPTTALDVTIQAQVLELMKQLQRELAMGMIFITHDLGVISHVADDVAVMYLGTIVERGPTQKVIHEPAHPYTQGLIKALPSVDRLHDRLTPIPGDIPSPTDRPAGCPFHTRCARVISGLCDRHQPEILQVGEDHTVRCFLHEKQMRASA
- a CDS encoding ABC transporter ATP-binding protein, yielding MMLDRAKRENDRESSNALLIEVKNLEVQFPIRKKKLFSSEISYLRAVDDVSFDIRRGETVGLVGESGSGKTTVGRAILRAIDPTAGDVIFHTREHDVYLDELEGEELRRFRKKMGMVFSEGPHSIANMASDILRAFRPRMSLVFQDPYSSLNPRMTVRDIIAEPLVASGMMKDRDKIDERVRDIASRCKLDLEHLRRFPHAFSGGQRQRICIARALVTRPDFVVCDESVSALDVSIQAEIVNLLKDLQQEMGVAFLFIAHDLSVVAQMSHRVAVMYVGKFVEYAPTESLFYHPRHPYTHALMSAIPTIDPDEDFDPIRLEGEIPNPLAAPSGCRFHTRCPYAAEQCASEPPQWQQVAPEHFVSCHRVAEFDFSRGRK
- a CDS encoding 2-aminoethylphosphonate--pyruvate transaminase, whose translation is MGEPFLLTPGPLTTSFAVKQAMLKDWGSWDGDFRAMTADMRSRLLDLLGPQKDQFECVPMQGSGSYLVEAMLGTLVPRDGKLLVLVNGAYGLRAARTMEVIGRACHLLDKGDYLPPRGAEVAAILADDPAITHVLAIHCETSSGILNPVAEISEATYGAGRKLLVDSMSAFGAVPMEPHQIRYEALVSSANKCIEGVPGFGFAMVRRSALVAAKGNCHSLSLDLNAQWETMEKSGQWRFTPPTHVVAAFLEALKAHEAEGGVAARGARYANNRDVMVKGMRELGFETLLDERWLSPIIVTFFCPADERFDFGHFYEHMKAKGFIIYPGKLTVVDSFRIGCIGQMDEAIMRRVVGAARESLEEMGVTSAAPPAAALEERKKLNA